The following is a genomic window from Butyricimonas faecihominis.
ATGTACTCGTGACAAAGAGCAGGAAGTTGTGCGTTATAAGACAACCCGTTTGCACCTAACCACCATTGGCGTAAAACCGGAGCGATGAACGGAGCGATTAGACCACCCACGTTGATAAATACGTAGAAAATCTGGAAACCTGAATCTCGCTTGTCTTTTGCGATTTTGAGAGCTTCCGGCCCTTGTTTTGCAGCTTCGGCTTCAAAATTATCATACATTTGACCTACAATTGCCTGCAAGTTACCTTTGAATAAACCGTTACCGAATGCAATCAAGAACAAAGCAACACAAGTAAGAGTTAATAACCAAGTTGTATTTTGCGATGTCGCAAGGATTGGAACAGATAGGATAATATACCCTATTGCCATAACGACAAGACCCGTCTTAATGGTTCCTTTGTAGTTTTGCGTGCGGTCAGCAATAAGACCTCCGACAAGGCTTAAAATGTAGATGCCGGCGTAAAAAAAGGAATAAATGGTACCACTGGCGGCTTCGCTCAAACCAAATTTAGAACATAGGAATAACACTAGCACGGCATTCATGATGTAATAGCCGAAACGTTCTCCCATATTACTTAGAGCCGCAGTGAGCAACCCTTTAGGATGATTTTTGAACATAACTTTTGTTTTTAATTTGTATTGGTAAATAATTAAATTTTTTCGTTCACGCTAATAGTGTGCAAATATAAATTATTTTTTTATCTTTAGTCATTGAAAACGTTTGAAACCTATCGTCATGTTGAAGAATAATAAAATTTTCAAGACATCGGATTTACAAAAATTGGATAAATATACGATTGAGAATGAGCCGGTAACATCGTTAGATTTGATGGAGAGGGCGGCTACTGTTTTTACAGAAAAATTATTGATTTTTTTCCCCAATAGTCATATTTTTAACATTCTGGCCGGTTCCGGAAATAACGGGGGAGACGGGTATGTCGTGGCAAGATTGTTATATCAAAACGGATTGAATGTCAAGGTTTTCGGTCTGCATGAAAACGATCATCTCTCTCCGAATTGTGCCGTGAACAGGGAACGTTTCATTAATATGGGAGGATGTTATATTGAGGTGAAAAATCCGGATAATTTGCAGCCGGACGAAAATAGCGTGCTGGTGGATGCCATTTTCGGGGCCGGGTTAAATCGTCCGGTAACGGGATTTTTGGGAGATATAATTCGTCGGATAAATGGTTTGTCCCATCCGGTTGTGGCAATAGATATGCCTTCCGGTTTAATGGGAGAGGATAACGGGGAAAATAACGGGGCGATCATAAAGGCTGATTACACGTTCACTTTTCAATTTCCTAAGTTAGCCTTTATGTTCCCGGAAAATGTAGTTTACGTGGGACATTGGGAAGTGCTGGATATTCGTTTACACCCGATTATCTTGCGGGAGTATCCTGCTACTTATTATTATCTGACAGAAGAAGTCGTTACATCCCGATTATTGATTCCGGCAAAGTTTTCCCACAAGGGGACTTTGGGTAATACCTTATTAATAGTAGGCTCTTATTCCATGATGGGGGCAGCCGTGTTAGCAGCCAAGGGGGCTATTCGGTCCGGAACGGGACTGCTTTCCGTGCATGTTCCCCGTAAGTTGAAAGAAATGATCCATCTCTCCGTGCCGGAGGCATTAGTTGAAGTGGATCGGAATGAATTTTGTTTTTCCGGTGTAGACAATCTTTCCCGTTTCCAAGCGGTCGGGATTGGTTCGGGAATCGGGACTTCACCTGTCACGGCAGAAGGAATTCGTCAACTATTATCCGTGTGGCGAGGAAAGATCGTGTTGGATGCAGATGCCTTGAATTTGTTGGCAGCGGATTCAAGATTACTGGAACTTCTTCCGGATGGAGCAGTGCTGACTCCTCACTCGAAAGAATTTGAAAGATTAGCAGGAAAAAGTGTAAATGATTTTGATAGATTAAATAAATTAAGCACCTTTGCACGTCTACACCAAGTGTATGTCGTGCTGAAAGGTGCGCATACAATAATAGCTACCCCGGAGGGTGAATGTTACTTTAACATGACAGGTAACCCGGGAATGGCTAAAGGAGGAGCGGGGGACGTGTTGACGGGTGTTATCGCCGCTTTACTGGCAAGTGGTCATTCTCCATTAGATGCAACTATGATTGGAGTGTATGCCCACGGTTTAGCTGGAGATCTGGCTGCAGAGGAGCAGGGAATGAGAGGAACACGTGCCGGGGACATTGCTGATAAACTGGGTTGGGTGTGGAAAAAGATGGAAACATATAATATGGCTAAACAGCGATAGAAAGATGAAAAAGTTATTTTTTATAATCGGGTTAGTGGGATTAGTATCCCTGTCTGTTTCGGGACAGAAAAAGAGAGAGTTGACCACGCAGGTGTCAGTTGATTATACTTTACCAAAGATCAGTTACGACGTGGTTATTACGATGGAATGTAGTCGTTTGATTCCGGGGCCTTTCCGGCAATATGCCGAACAACAGTTAGGTGTTTCTCCGGAGATCACGAGTGAAGGCGAAGAGTGGACGATTAAGAATATCAAATTTATTCCGCGGGCCTTGCCTGATCCGAAAGCTTCTTATACCGTGAATGCTATCGGAGAATATAACTCTATTTTGTTGAATGTAACTCCTGAAGGCTTTTTAGCCGGTGTGGGAAGTGGCAACACGAACCGAACTCGTGACGAAGAGATTGTTTACGAGGAAAAAGAGAAAAGCGTGGGGACAGGTATTAATTACGTGTATTTCGGTATTCGTTCTACCCAGAAGGAAGTACTTGATTCCAATTTCACGGAGATGGAAGTTGAAGGAGAGATGCGCCGGGTATGGGACCCGATAGAACGTCACGTGTTAAAAGAAAATAAAGATTACGTGGATGAGATCACGTCAGAGATATTCAATATTCGTAAAAAAAGATTGGAATTATTGGCCGGAGGTTCGGCCACGGCAGAGGCTTTAAAAGCTCTGGATGAACTTGAGGCAAATTACATGAGTTTGTTCATGGGAAAAAGGGAAACCCGTGAAGTGGTTAAAACCATCTCTTTTATTCCGGAAAAAGCCGATGAATCGATCGTTTTGTTCCGTTTTTCTGCGAACGACGGGATCACGGCAAAAAACAACGTGTCTGCTATCCCTTATATTGTAGAATTGAAAAATATCTATGTTCCGAAGAAAGATGCCCAACAGGCTGGGAATTCCCGTCCGGTTCCGTCTCTATCTTATCGTGAACCGGCTGTTGCCGATTTGTGCTTGCTGAAAGGAAAAGAGACCGTGATGACTGTTCGGAGTGTCATTCCACAACTCGGATTCATCAAGCAATTCCCTTTGGATGTCATCAACAACGAAGGTATTTCCATTGATTTCTACCCGCAATATGGTTCGATAAAAGGTATAATGAAAAAATAAGTTTGATACACTTTTAGATCATGGCGGCGATTAACGAAAAGGGGTTATTGGGTAAATTTTTGGTGTGGCGGGTCCGTTACATCAAGGAAAAGCAATTTATTGTCATGTTGAGTATTCTGGTCGGTATCGTTACCGGCTTGGCGGGAGTTGTGCTGAAAAATATGGTACATTTTACACATATGTTTTTCACGGAACGGATGCAGGTGGACAGTGGTAACTTGCTCTTCTTTATATACCCTTTTATCGGAATATTGCTGACGACATTATTTGTAAAATTTTTCGTGAAAGAGGGAATCAGTCATGGTGTGACAAAGGTATTGTATGCTATTTCCCGTCGCAACAGTATGATCAAGCCGCACAACAACTATACCTCGATGATTGCCAGTACCCTGACCATCGGTTTTGGTGGATCGGTCGGGACGGAGGCTACCATCGTGTTGACCGGGGCGTCCATCGGTTCGAATCTGGCACGCTTGTTTCGGATGAACTACAAGGTGATGACCTTGATGATTGGTTGTGGAGCGGCTGGTGCCATTGCCGGGA
Proteins encoded in this region:
- a CDS encoding NAD(P)H-hydrate dehydratase, whose translation is MLKNNKIFKTSDLQKLDKYTIENEPVTSLDLMERAATVFTEKLLIFFPNSHIFNILAGSGNNGGDGYVVARLLYQNGLNVKVFGLHENDHLSPNCAVNRERFINMGGCYIEVKNPDNLQPDENSVLVDAIFGAGLNRPVTGFLGDIIRRINGLSHPVVAIDMPSGLMGEDNGENNGAIIKADYTFTFQFPKLAFMFPENVVYVGHWEVLDIRLHPIILREYPATYYYLTEEVVTSRLLIPAKFSHKGTLGNTLLIVGSYSMMGAAVLAAKGAIRSGTGLLSVHVPRKLKEMIHLSVPEALVEVDRNEFCFSGVDNLSRFQAVGIGSGIGTSPVTAEGIRQLLSVWRGKIVLDADALNLLAADSRLLELLPDGAVLTPHSKEFERLAGKSVNDFDRLNKLSTFARLHQVYVVLKGAHTIIATPEGECYFNMTGNPGMAKGGAGDVLTGVIAALLASGHSPLDATMIGVYAHGLAGDLAAEEQGMRGTRAGDIADKLGWVWKKMETYNMAKQR
- a CDS encoding DUF4831 family protein; its protein translation is MKKLFFIIGLVGLVSLSVSGQKKRELTTQVSVDYTLPKISYDVVITMECSRLIPGPFRQYAEQQLGVSPEITSEGEEWTIKNIKFIPRALPDPKASYTVNAIGEYNSILLNVTPEGFLAGVGSGNTNRTRDEEIVYEEKEKSVGTGINYVYFGIRSTQKEVLDSNFTEMEVEGEMRRVWDPIERHVLKENKDYVDEITSEIFNIRKKRLELLAGGSATAEALKALDELEANYMSLFMGKRETREVVKTISFIPEKADESIVLFRFSANDGITAKNNVSAIPYIVELKNIYVPKKDAQQAGNSRPVPSLSYREPAVADLCLLKGKETVMTVRSVIPQLGFIKQFPLDVINNEGISIDFYPQYGSIKGIMKK